In the Wyeomyia smithii strain HCP4-BCI-WySm-NY-G18 chromosome 2, ASM2978416v1, whole genome shotgun sequence genome, one interval contains:
- the LOC129721472 gene encoding brachyurin-like — protein sequence MKTVLLVIAALAVASAEWIDIDWSQVKPIEEFDHYWTRIPEEWQFLRKLTPSRRITNGQEATPGQFPYQIALLSTFTGGTGLCGGSVLTNNFILTAAHCVQNALGGTVIAGAHNRNNAEDTQQRITFTAAGIRIHEGYTSTNIRNDIAVVQLSSALVFNDRVQPASIPSAGESRTFAGMTGTVSGFGRTSDASQATSAVVMFTSNPIMTEADCLTSWGNNANIIQAQNICLSGEGGRSSCNGDSGGPLTVADGGSLQVGIVSFGSAAGCSIGMPSVYVRVTFFRDWIVQNSDFS from the coding sequence ATGAAAACCGTCCTGTTGGTGATTGCAGCTTTGGCTGTCGCTAGTGCTGAATGGATCGATATCGATTGGTCCCAGGTTAAGCCGATCGAAGAGTTCGACCATTACTGGACTCGTATTCCGGAGGAATGGCAATTCCTACGTAAACTGACACCATCCCGCAGAATCACCAATGGACAGGAGGCCACTCCGGGTCAGTTCCCGTATCAAATCGCACTGCTCAGCACCTTCACCGGCGGTACCGGTTTGTGCGGAGGATCCGTTTTGACCAACAACTTCATTCTGACTGCCGCCCATTGTGTCCAGAATGCTCTAGGAGGAACCGTCATTGCCGGAGCTCACAACCGTAACAATGCTGAGGACACGCAGCAGAGAATCACCTTCACTGCAGCTGGTATCAGAATCCACGAAGGATATACTTCAACCAACATCAGAAACGATATTGCCGTTGTACAGTTGAGCAGCGCCCTCGTTTTCAACGATCGTGTTCAGCCTGCAAGTATTCCTTCTGCTGGTGAAAGCCGTACTTTCGCTGGAATGACCGGAACTGTTTCTGGATTTGGACGTACCTCCGATGCCAGCCAGGCCACATCCGCTGTGGTTATGTTCACGAGCAACCCAATCATGACCGAGGCTGATTGTCTGACAAGCTGGGGCAATAACGCTAACATCATCCAGGCTCAGAACATTTGCCTTTCCGGCGAAGGTGGACGCTCATCATGCAATGGAGATTCCGGTGGTCCTTTGACCGTTGCTGACGGTGGCTCCCTGCAGGTCGGTATTGTCTCGTTCGGATCGGCCGCTGGCTGCTCGATTGGAATGCCGTCGGTGTACGTCCGTGTGACGTTCTTCCGCGACTGGATCGTGCAGAACTCCGATTTCTCGTAA